From the Comamonas odontotermitis genome, one window contains:
- a CDS encoding MotA/TolQ/ExbB proton channel family protein, which yields MFSIIQAAGWPIWPLIACSILALALIVERFLALKTAKVAPPNLLQEAISVSSTSVPSAEVVNQLGQNSALGEVLASGLRAINSEPRISEADLRATMESAGRRAAQNLEKYLTALATIASAAPLLGLLGTVIGMIEIFGSQSGGGNNPTLLAHGISIALYNTAFGLIVAIPALIFWRYFRSRVDGYLLTLELSAEQFLRHLNKLRRG from the coding sequence TTGTTTTCCATTATTCAAGCCGCAGGCTGGCCGATCTGGCCGCTGATCGCCTGCTCCATCCTGGCCCTGGCGCTGATTGTTGAACGGTTTCTGGCACTGAAGACGGCCAAGGTAGCTCCCCCCAATCTGCTGCAGGAGGCGATTTCCGTCTCCTCCACCAGCGTGCCCAGCGCGGAAGTGGTGAACCAGTTGGGACAGAATTCGGCCCTGGGCGAAGTGCTGGCCAGCGGCTTGCGCGCCATCAACAGCGAGCCCCGCATCTCCGAAGCCGATCTGCGCGCCACCATGGAAAGCGCAGGCCGTCGTGCTGCACAGAACCTCGAGAAATACCTCACAGCGCTTGCCACCATTGCGTCAGCCGCTCCTCTTTTAGGACTGCTGGGAACCGTGATCGGCATGATCGAAATCTTCGGCTCGCAAAGCGGCGGCGGCAACAACCCCACCCTGCTGGCCCACGGTATCTCGATCGCGCTGTACAACACGGCCTTCGGCTTGATCGTCGCCATTCCTGCGCTGATTTTCTGGCGCTATTTCCGCAGCCGCGTCGATGGCTACCTCCTGACGCTGGAGTTGTCGGCTGAACAGTTCCTGCGCCACCTGAACAAGCTGCGCCGCGGCTGA
- a CDS encoding aldo/keto reductase, producing the protein MQMRKLGSQGLQVSAVGLGCMGMSFAYGDADDAQSIATLHRALDLGVNFWDTAEVYGPFTNEQLIGRALQSLKGRRDEVVVATKFGFDIAPETPQQRGAQRMVGVNSRPAHIRAVVEASLERLGIEAIDLLYQHRVDPAVPIEEVVGTMGDLVRQGKVRFLGLSEVSAATLRKAHAVHPISAVQSEYSLWSREPEAEVLPACAELGIGFVPYSPLGRGALTGKLPAPGELSEDDFRRSLPRFQAEAWGANQSLVATLQRMAAERGLSAAQLALAWVLAQSPSIVPIPGARREQHLRENALAANVVLSDAELREIGAAMDPARVRGGRYTEAALALVDR; encoded by the coding sequence ATGCAAATGAGGAAACTGGGCTCACAGGGTTTGCAGGTGTCGGCAGTCGGGCTGGGATGCATGGGTATGAGTTTTGCGTATGGCGATGCCGACGACGCGCAGTCCATTGCCACCTTGCACCGTGCGCTCGATCTCGGTGTGAATTTCTGGGACACGGCAGAGGTGTACGGGCCATTCACCAATGAGCAGCTCATTGGCCGGGCGCTGCAATCGCTCAAAGGGCGCCGCGATGAAGTCGTGGTGGCCACCAAGTTCGGCTTTGACATTGCCCCCGAGACGCCGCAGCAGCGCGGGGCGCAGCGCATGGTGGGGGTGAACAGCCGCCCCGCGCATATCCGTGCGGTTGTCGAAGCGTCGCTTGAGCGGCTGGGGATCGAGGCCATCGATCTGCTCTACCAGCACCGGGTCGATCCGGCTGTTCCGATAGAAGAGGTGGTTGGCACCATGGGCGATCTGGTGCGGCAAGGTAAGGTGCGCTTTCTAGGTCTGTCGGAGGTGTCGGCGGCCACGCTGCGCAAGGCGCATGCCGTGCACCCCATCTCGGCCGTGCAGTCGGAGTATTCGCTCTGGAGCCGCGAGCCTGAGGCGGAGGTGCTGCCCGCATGCGCCGAACTGGGCATCGGCTTTGTGCCCTACAGCCCCTTGGGGCGCGGCGCACTGACCGGCAAGCTGCCTGCGCCGGGCGAGTTGTCCGAGGATGATTTCCGCCGCAGCCTGCCACGGTTTCAGGCCGAGGCCTGGGGTGCGAACCAGTCGCTGGTGGCCACCTTGCAGCGCATGGCGGCAGAGCGCGGCCTCTCGGCAGCGCAGCTGGCTCTGGCATGGGTGCTGGCGCAGTCGCCATCCATCGTGCCGATTCCCGGCGCGCGGCGTGAGCAGCACCTGCGCGAAAACGCGCTCGCGGCCAACGTGGTGCTCAGCGATGCGGAGCTGCGCGAGATTGGCGCTGCGATGGACCCTGCGCGCGTACGGGGTGGCCGGTACACCGAAGCGGCGTTGGCCCTGGTGGACCGCTGA
- the kdsB gene encoding 3-deoxy-manno-octulosonate cytidylyltransferase, with protein MATVSTPAPFTVLIPSRMASSRLPGKPLADIGGLPMVVRVAQRAQQSNAQRVVVAADDARILEACKEHGVQAVPTSADHPSGSDRLAEACQRLGLTGDDIVVNVQGDEPLIAPGLIDAVAQLLTDRPEASMGTVAHPVADLESLLNPNVVKVVLDAKGLAAYFSRAPIPWGREHVNASWWKNPNATGTPGFSPLHHMGLYSYRASFLQLFPTLAQAPTEQIEALEQLRALWHGYRIAVHTTQGQPGAGVDTPEDLVRVRQFFASQM; from the coding sequence ATGGCAACCGTCTCCACACCTGCGCCTTTCACCGTTCTGATTCCCTCGCGCATGGCGTCATCGCGCCTGCCCGGCAAGCCTCTGGCTGATATTGGCGGTCTGCCCATGGTGGTGCGGGTGGCCCAGCGCGCGCAGCAAAGCAATGCCCAGCGCGTGGTGGTGGCCGCCGACGATGCACGCATTCTGGAAGCCTGCAAGGAACATGGCGTGCAGGCCGTGCCCACATCCGCAGACCACCCCAGTGGCAGCGACCGGCTGGCCGAAGCCTGCCAACGGCTCGGCCTCACGGGGGACGACATCGTCGTCAACGTGCAGGGCGACGAGCCATTGATCGCACCCGGACTGATCGATGCCGTCGCACAGCTGCTGACCGACCGCCCCGAAGCCAGCATGGGCACCGTGGCCCACCCCGTGGCGGATCTGGAATCGCTGCTCAACCCCAACGTGGTCAAAGTGGTGCTGGATGCCAAGGGCCTTGCAGCCTATTTCAGCCGGGCGCCCATCCCCTGGGGGCGCGAGCACGTCAATGCCAGCTGGTGGAAGAACCCCAATGCCACCGGTACACCCGGCTTCTCCCCGCTGCACCATATGGGCCTGTACAGCTACCGTGCCAGTTTCCTGCAACTCTTTCCCACGCTGGCCCAGGCGCCGACCGAGCAGATCGAAGCGCTGGAACAATTGCGCGCCCTCTGGCACGGCTACCGCATTGCCGTGCACACCACGCAGGGGCAGCCCGGAGCAGGTGTCGACACCCCCGAAGACCTGGTGCGCGTACGCCAGTTCTTTGCCTCCCAGATGTGA
- the arfB gene encoding alternative ribosome rescue aminoacyl-tRNA hydrolase ArfB codes for MTNPRPAALELLESDVQWTAVRAQGPGGQNVNKVSSAVHLRFDIRASRLPEDVQQRLLALSDSRITTEGVIVIKAQQYRTQEHNLWDALQRLNALVAQAAAVPRKRRATKPTWGSQQRRLQGKSLRANVKALRGKVVD; via the coding sequence ATGACCAACCCACGCCCCGCTGCACTTGAGCTGCTCGAGTCCGATGTGCAGTGGACCGCCGTGCGTGCTCAGGGGCCAGGGGGACAGAACGTCAACAAGGTGAGCAGCGCCGTGCACCTGCGCTTTGACATCCGGGCATCGCGCCTGCCCGAGGATGTGCAACAACGCCTGCTGGCCTTGAGCGATAGCCGCATCACGACCGAAGGCGTGATCGTCATCAAGGCCCAGCAGTACCGCACGCAGGAACACAACCTGTGGGATGCCCTGCAGCGCCTCAACGCCCTGGTCGCGCAGGCTGCTGCCGTGCCCCGCAAGCGCCGCGCCACCAAGCCCACATGGGGGTCTCAGCAGCGCCGCCTGCAGGGCAAAAGCCTGCGCGCCAATGTGAAGGCGCTGCGCGGCAAGGTGGTGGACTAG
- the adk gene encoding adenylate kinase, with the protein MKLILLGAPGAGKGTQAAFICQKYGIPQISTGDMLRAAVKAGTPLGVQAKAVMDAGQLVSDELIINLVKDRIAQPDCANGFLFDGFPRTIPQADAMKAAGVKLDYVLEIDVPFDAIIERMSGRRSHPASGRTYHTKFNPPKVAGKDDVTGEDLVQRDDDKEETVKKRLDVYSNQTRPLVDYYSNWAQQDPAAAPKYRAISGLGSVEEITQRAIAALEN; encoded by the coding sequence ATGAAACTGATTCTGTTGGGAGCGCCCGGGGCCGGCAAAGGCACGCAAGCCGCGTTCATCTGCCAAAAATACGGTATTCCCCAAATCTCCACCGGCGACATGCTGCGTGCCGCCGTCAAGGCCGGCACCCCGCTGGGCGTGCAAGCCAAGGCGGTGATGGATGCAGGTCAACTGGTCAGCGACGAGTTGATCATCAACTTGGTCAAGGACCGCATCGCCCAGCCCGACTGCGCCAACGGTTTTCTGTTTGACGGCTTTCCCCGCACCATTCCCCAGGCAGATGCCATGAAGGCGGCCGGTGTCAAGCTCGACTATGTGCTGGAGATCGATGTACCGTTCGATGCCATCATCGAACGCATGAGCGGCCGCCGCAGCCACCCTGCATCGGGCCGCACCTACCACACCAAGTTCAACCCTCCCAAGGTGGCTGGCAAGGACGATGTGACCGGCGAAGACCTGGTGCAGCGCGACGACGACAAGGAAGAAACCGTCAAGAAGCGCCTCGATGTCTACAGCAACCAGACCCGCCCGCTGGTCGATTACTACAGCAACTGGGCCCAGCAGGACCCAGCCGCCGCTCCCAAATACCGCGCCATCAGCGGCCTGGGCAGCGTCGAGGAAATCACCCAGCGCGCCATTGCCGCATTGGAAAACTGA
- the xseA gene encoding exodeoxyribonuclease VII large subunit: MNDFDTSPTAAPRIWEVGALCRAVGDALSARFNPVAVRGELSGFSRAASGHCYFNLKDVNGQIRCAMFKRAAQSLGFTPRDGELVEVVGKLGVYEQRGDLQLVVEDMRRAGQGALFEQFLRLKAQLEAEGLFDAARKRPLPLMPRGVGIVTSLGAAALHDVVTALRRRVPQLPVVLVPALVQGGQAAPSMVDALQKLYRLADAQIALDAGLTDEVPAAAIDTILLVRGGGSLEDLWAFNDEQLARTIVQSPVPLISGVGHETDFTIADFCADLRAPTPTAAAELVCQPRDVWLGALDLVQERLDDAVERHIDRQLQRLDMAARQIARPSGLVHRQQQGLDRNAQRLQAAVQSQLHGQDKRVQHLASTFPVSVARSLERQEQHVERLGARLELLNPRQVLSRGYALLTGMDGQVIHSVTQATPGKAMHAELADGSVDVVATQRLLV; the protein is encoded by the coding sequence ATGAATGATTTCGACACCTCTCCCACCGCTGCTCCCCGCATCTGGGAAGTGGGCGCGTTGTGCCGTGCGGTGGGCGATGCCTTGTCAGCCCGCTTCAACCCGGTGGCGGTGCGGGGAGAGCTGAGCGGCTTTTCACGGGCGGCCAGCGGCCACTGCTACTTCAATCTCAAGGATGTGAACGGCCAGATCCGCTGCGCCATGTTCAAGCGTGCGGCACAGTCGCTTGGATTTACCCCGCGCGATGGCGAACTGGTGGAAGTGGTGGGAAAGCTCGGCGTGTATGAACAACGCGGCGACCTGCAACTGGTGGTGGAGGACATGCGCCGTGCCGGGCAGGGCGCCTTGTTCGAGCAGTTTCTTCGCCTCAAGGCGCAGTTGGAAGCCGAAGGCCTGTTCGATGCGGCCCGCAAGCGCCCGCTGCCGCTGATGCCGCGCGGCGTTGGCATCGTCACCTCGCTGGGTGCGGCAGCGCTGCACGATGTGGTGACCGCCTTGCGCCGCCGTGTGCCGCAACTGCCTGTGGTGCTGGTGCCTGCGTTGGTGCAAGGGGGGCAGGCGGCTCCATCGATGGTGGATGCGCTACAGAAACTGTACCGGCTGGCAGATGCGCAGATTGCGCTGGATGCAGGCTTGACGGATGAGGTTCCGGCAGCGGCCATCGACACCATCCTGCTGGTGCGCGGCGGCGGATCGCTGGAAGACTTGTGGGCTTTCAACGACGAGCAACTGGCGCGCACCATTGTGCAAAGCCCGGTGCCGCTCATCAGCGGCGTGGGGCACGAGACGGATTTCACCATCGCAGACTTCTGTGCCGACCTGCGCGCACCCACGCCAACGGCGGCAGCCGAGTTGGTGTGCCAGCCCCGGGACGTGTGGCTGGGCGCGCTTGATCTGGTACAGGAGCGCCTGGACGACGCGGTCGAGCGGCATATTGACCGCCAATTGCAGCGCCTGGACATGGCTGCACGCCAGATCGCCCGGCCCTCAGGCCTGGTGCACCGCCAGCAGCAGGGGCTCGATCGCAACGCGCAGCGCCTGCAGGCAGCGGTGCAAAGCCAGCTGCATGGGCAGGACAAGCGCGTGCAGCATCTGGCCAGTACTTTTCCGGTGAGCGTGGCTCGCAGTCTGGAGCGGCAGGAACAGCATGTCGAACGCCTGGGGGCGCGGCTGGAGTTGCTCAATCCCAGGCAGGTACTCTCGCGCGGCTATGCACTGCTCACCGGCATGGATGGCCAGGTCATCCACTCAGTAACGCAGGCGACACCGGGCAAGGCCATGCATGCGGAACTGGCCGATGGCAGTGTGGATGTAGTGGCTACCCAGCGCTTGCTGGTGTGA
- a CDS encoding LysR family transcriptional regulator: MKNLSETGEASLDALAAFVRVAQLCSFSKAARQLGVTPSALSHSLRQVEEVLGTRLLNRTTRSVTPTDAGQLLLQRLSPALQDIQGALREVRELGGTPSGTLRLNVPRQAARLVLAPLLAAFHARCPKVLLEIVTDDRMVDIVRDGFDAGIRFGGRVAADMVALPLRPAPRFLVVATPAYLDLHGRPKHPRDLAAHACINRRFPGSAPYAWEFAKKGQSMEVPVNGPLTLDDDQLVLQAALDGMGLAYVYDGMVGEALSSGRLECVLQDWCPQTEGFYLYYSSRRHVPAALRELIRLLQASS; encoded by the coding sequence ATGAAAAATCTCTCGGAGACCGGCGAAGCCAGCCTCGACGCCCTTGCCGCCTTCGTGCGGGTGGCCCAGCTGTGCAGCTTCAGCAAGGCGGCCCGCCAGTTGGGGGTGACGCCATCGGCCCTCAGCCACAGCCTTCGGCAGGTCGAAGAAGTGCTGGGCACGCGCCTGCTCAACCGAACGACGCGCAGCGTGACGCCAACCGATGCGGGGCAACTGCTGCTGCAGCGGCTCTCCCCCGCGCTGCAGGACATCCAGGGAGCGCTGCGCGAGGTGCGCGAGCTGGGGGGCACGCCATCGGGTACGCTGCGGCTCAATGTTCCCAGGCAGGCGGCCCGTCTGGTGCTGGCGCCGCTGCTGGCGGCGTTCCACGCGCGCTGCCCCAAGGTGCTGCTTGAGATCGTCACGGACGACCGCATGGTGGATATCGTGCGGGACGGGTTTGATGCCGGCATCCGCTTCGGCGGGCGTGTGGCAGCAGACATGGTGGCACTGCCGCTGCGGCCTGCACCCCGCTTTCTGGTGGTGGCCACGCCCGCTTACCTTGATCTCCATGGTCGCCCCAAGCACCCACGCGACCTGGCGGCACATGCCTGCATCAACCGCCGCTTTCCCGGCAGCGCCCCCTACGCATGGGAGTTCGCCAAAAAAGGACAGTCCATGGAAGTCCCCGTGAACGGCCCCTTGACGCTGGACGACGACCAACTGGTTCTGCAGGCCGCACTGGACGGCATGGGTCTGGCCTATGTCTATGACGGCATGGTGGGCGAAGCACTGTCGTCGGGCCGGCTGGAATGCGTCCTGCAGGACTGGTGTCCGCAGACCGAGGGGTTTTACCTCTACTATTCAAGCCGCCGCCATGTGCCCGCTGCACTGCGCGAGCTGATACGCCTGCTGCAGGCATCGTCCTGA
- the lpxK gene encoding tetraacyldisaccharide 4'-kinase, with product MTAPPPHASQPLSSRPLSARITDAWQRKGLLACALLPLSWIHAGLGGLRRSLYRAGVLKSWHAPVPTVVVGNVIAGGSGKTPVTIELVQALQARGWRPAVISRGYGRTTSGNPAALEVTALSDPREVGDEPLLIASRTTVPVFVAKKRADAAQAALSAHKDIDVLICDDGLQHLALARDLEIAVFNRQGVGNGWQLPAGPLREPWPRPLDIALYAGAPPANLLRSGAAAWPVERQLADFAIAKDGRHIPLASLRGRRIHAVAAIAYPQEFFAMLHAAGLPQARSDALPDHADLTDPQLLTRLGLADSAAAGAAPTMEEPVLLCTEKDAGKLWHIAPQALAVPLQVAIAPAFAQHVHERLLTLPTAPHTPQPQKD from the coding sequence ATGACTGCCCCCCCGCCACACGCATCCCAGCCCCTGTCCAGCCGCCCCCTCTCTGCCCGCATCACCGATGCTTGGCAGCGCAAGGGACTGCTGGCTTGCGCACTGCTGCCACTCTCATGGATCCATGCCGGCCTGGGCGGCCTGCGCCGCAGCCTCTACCGGGCGGGCGTGCTCAAAAGCTGGCATGCGCCCGTGCCGACCGTGGTGGTGGGCAATGTGATCGCAGGCGGCTCGGGCAAGACGCCCGTCACCATTGAGTTGGTGCAGGCCTTGCAGGCCAGGGGCTGGCGGCCGGCCGTCATCTCGCGCGGTTATGGGCGAACCACCTCGGGCAACCCTGCTGCACTGGAAGTGACCGCGCTCAGCGATCCGCGCGAGGTGGGCGATGAACCCCTGCTGATTGCCAGCCGCACCACTGTTCCTGTTTTTGTAGCAAAAAAACGTGCAGATGCAGCGCAGGCAGCACTTTCGGCACATAAAGATATTGATGTACTCATCTGCGACGATGGTCTGCAGCACCTGGCTCTGGCGCGAGATCTGGAGATTGCCGTGTTCAACCGCCAGGGCGTGGGCAACGGCTGGCAACTGCCGGCCGGCCCGCTGCGCGAGCCCTGGCCGCGCCCGCTCGATATCGCCCTGTATGCAGGCGCCCCCCCCGCCAATCTGTTGCGCAGCGGTGCTGCAGCCTGGCCTGTAGAGCGCCAGTTGGCCGATTTCGCCATTGCCAAGGACGGCCGCCACATTCCCCTGGCCAGCCTGCGCGGGCGCCGCATCCACGCAGTGGCCGCCATTGCCTACCCACAGGAGTTCTTTGCCATGCTTCATGCGGCCGGACTGCCGCAGGCGCGCAGCGACGCCCTGCCCGACCATGCCGACCTGACCGATCCCCAACTGCTGACCCGGCTGGGGCTGGCAGATTCCGCAGCAGCCGGTGCAGCACCTACAATGGAGGAGCCCGTGTTGCTGTGCACCGAAAAGGACGCAGGCAAGCTGTGGCACATCGCGCCGCAGGCCCTGGCTGTGCCACTGCAGGTGGCGATTGCTCCCGCCTTTGCCCAGCACGTGCATGAGCGCCTGCTGACCTTGCCAACCGCTCCGCACACACCCCAACCACAGAAGGATTGA
- a CDS encoding superoxide dismutase, translating to MERTLPPLPYALDALAPAYSKETMEYHYGKHHNAYVVNLNNLQKGTEFENMELEDVVKKSSGGIYNNAAQIWNHTFFWNCMAPNGGGAPSGALADAINKKWGSFDEFKKAFQASAVGNFGSGWTWLVKKADGSVDIVNTGAAGTPLTTADKALLTVDVWEHAYYIDYRNLRPKFVETFLASLVNWKFAEANFA from the coding sequence ATGGAACGCACTCTGCCACCCCTGCCTTACGCGCTTGACGCCCTGGCCCCTGCCTACAGCAAGGAAACCATGGAGTACCACTATGGCAAGCACCACAACGCTTATGTGGTGAACCTGAACAACCTGCAAAAGGGCACCGAGTTCGAAAACATGGAACTGGAAGACGTGGTCAAGAAGTCTTCCGGCGGTATCTACAACAACGCAGCCCAGATCTGGAACCATACCTTTTTCTGGAACTGCATGGCCCCCAATGGCGGCGGTGCTCCAAGCGGCGCGCTGGCAGATGCCATCAACAAGAAGTGGGGCAGCTTCGACGAATTCAAGAAGGCCTTCCAGGCATCGGCCGTGGGCAATTTCGGCTCGGGCTGGACCTGGCTGGTGAAGAAGGCTGACGGTTCGGTCGACATCGTCAACACCGGTGCCGCAGGCACGCCGCTGACCACCGCCGACAAGGCCCTGCTGACGGTGGACGTGTGGGAACACGCCTACTACATCGACTACCGCAACCTGCGTCCCAAGTTTGTCGAGACCTTCCTGGCAAGCCTGGTGAACTGGAAGTTTGCCGAAGCCAATTTCGCCTGA
- a CDS encoding ExbD/TolR family protein, with amino-acid sequence MNFRPRTKEEPEINLIPFIDVLLVILIFLMLSTTYSKFTELQLTLPIANAEQLRDRPKEIIVAVAADGRYAVNKTALEGKTVADMAAALRSAATAGKDSVIIISADAMAPHQAVVSVMEAARRVGLNQVTFATQSAAGK; translated from the coding sequence ATGAACTTTCGCCCCCGCACCAAGGAAGAGCCGGAGATCAACCTGATCCCCTTCATCGATGTGCTGCTGGTGATCCTCATCTTTCTGATGCTCTCGACCACCTACAGCAAGTTCACCGAGCTGCAGCTCACCTTGCCCATCGCCAATGCAGAGCAGTTGCGCGACCGCCCCAAGGAAATCATTGTGGCCGTGGCGGCTGATGGCCGCTATGCCGTCAACAAGACCGCTCTGGAAGGCAAGACCGTGGCCGATATGGCAGCCGCCCTGCGCAGTGCTGCCACTGCCGGCAAGGACAGCGTGATCATCATCAGCGCCGACGCCATGGCGCCCCACCAGGCGGTCGTCTCTGTGATGGAGGCCGCACGCCGTGTGGGCCTGAACCAGGTCACCTTTGCCACCCAATCGGCGGCAGGCAAATAA
- a CDS encoding Trm112 family protein, protein MDPKLLELLVCPVTKGPLRYDRERQELVSRSARLAYPVHDGIPVMLEVEARPLTDDEIDAIAATPGESA, encoded by the coding sequence ATGGACCCGAAACTGCTCGAACTGCTGGTGTGCCCGGTTACCAAAGGCCCCCTGCGCTACGACCGCGAACGCCAGGAGCTGGTATCGCGCAGCGCCCGCCTGGCCTACCCGGTGCACGACGGCATTCCCGTGATGCTGGAGGTGGAAGCCCGCCCGCTGACCGACGATGAGATCGATGCCATCGCAGCAACCCCTGGCGAAAGCGCCTGA
- a CDS encoding NADP-dependent isocitrate dehydrogenase: MTTQQPTIIYTLTDEAPRLATASFLPIVRSFAGAAGINVAESDISLAARILGEFPEFLTEAQRVPNNLADLGKLTLTPDANIIKLPNISASVGQLQEAIKELQDKGYKLPDYPGNPGTPEEKDIKARYSKCIGSAVNPVLREGNSDRRAPAAVKNYAKKHPHSMGEWKQWSQTHVSHMEEGDFYHGEKSMTLDKARDVKMVLETKSGKTIVLKDKVKLQDAEVIDSMFMSKKALLAFYEREIEDCRESGILFSLHVKATMMKVSHPIVFGHCVKIFYKEAFEKHGKLFDELGVNVNNGMADLYAKIDTLPASQRDEIIRDLHKCQEHRPRLAMVDSAKGITNFHSPNDVIVDASMPAMIRGGGKMWAADGKPYDCKAVMPESTFARIYQEVINFCKWHGNFDPRTMGTVPNVGLMAQKAEEYGSHDKTFEISEDGVANIVDIATGEVLMSQNVEAGDIWRMCQVKDAPIRDWVKLAVTRARNSGMPAVFWLDPYRPHESELIQKVNKYLKEHDTSGLEIYILSQVRAMRYTLERAARGLDTISVTGNILRDYLTDLFPILELGTSAKMLSVVPLMQGGGLYETGAGGSAPKHVEQLVEENHLRWDSLGEFLALAVSFEELGIKNNNNRAKLLAKTLDEATGKLLDLDKSPSRRTGELDNRGSQFYIALYWAQALAAQTEDKELAAKFAPIAQQLADGEAKIVAELKAVQGKAVDIGGYYQPDTAKLDAVMRPSATFNKVVAEI; this comes from the coding sequence ATGACTACCCAGCAACCCACCATCATCTACACCCTGACCGACGAAGCGCCTCGCCTGGCGACCGCGTCGTTCCTGCCCATCGTGCGCAGCTTCGCGGGCGCGGCAGGCATCAATGTGGCCGAGAGTGATATTTCGCTGGCAGCCCGCATTCTCGGTGAGTTCCCTGAGTTCCTGACCGAGGCACAACGCGTTCCGAACAACCTGGCAGACCTGGGCAAGCTGACGCTGACGCCAGACGCCAACATCATCAAGCTGCCCAACATCTCGGCATCGGTGGGCCAGTTGCAGGAAGCCATCAAGGAGCTGCAGGACAAGGGTTACAAGCTGCCCGACTATCCTGGGAACCCCGGCACGCCGGAAGAAAAGGACATCAAGGCGCGTTACAGCAAGTGCATCGGCTCGGCCGTGAACCCCGTGCTGCGTGAAGGTAATTCGGACCGCCGCGCGCCTGCCGCCGTCAAGAACTACGCCAAGAAGCACCCCCACTCGATGGGTGAATGGAAGCAGTGGTCGCAGACCCATGTCTCGCACATGGAAGAGGGCGATTTCTACCACGGCGAAAAGTCCATGACCCTGGACAAGGCCCGCGATGTGAAGATGGTGCTGGAGACGAAGTCCGGCAAGACCATCGTGCTCAAGGACAAGGTCAAGCTGCAGGATGCAGAAGTGATCGATTCCATGTTCATGAGCAAGAAGGCCCTGCTGGCTTTCTACGAGCGCGAGATCGAAGACTGCCGCGAATCGGGCATCCTGTTCTCGCTGCACGTCAAGGCGACGATGATGAAGGTGTCCCACCCTATCGTGTTCGGCCACTGCGTCAAGATCTTCTACAAGGAAGCTTTCGAGAAGCACGGCAAGCTGTTCGACGAACTGGGCGTGAACGTGAACAACGGCATGGCCGATCTGTACGCCAAGATCGACACGCTGCCCGCGTCGCAGCGCGACGAGATCATCCGCGACCTGCACAAGTGCCAGGAGCACCGTCCGCGTCTGGCCATGGTCGACTCGGCCAAGGGCATCACCAACTTCCATTCGCCCAACGATGTGATCGTGGACGCCTCCATGCCTGCCATGATCCGCGGCGGCGGCAAGATGTGGGCTGCCGATGGCAAGCCCTACGATTGCAAGGCCGTGATGCCTGAATCGACCTTTGCCCGTATCTACCAGGAAGTGATCAACTTCTGCAAGTGGCACGGCAACTTCGACCCCCGCACCATGGGCACCGTGCCCAACGTGGGCCTGATGGCGCAGAAGGCCGAGGAATACGGTTCGCACGACAAGACCTTCGAAATCTCCGAAGACGGCGTGGCCAACATTGTGGACATCGCCACCGGCGAAGTGCTGATGAGCCAGAACGTGGAAGCAGGCGATATCTGGCGCATGTGCCAGGTCAAGGACGCACCGATCCGCGACTGGGTGAAGCTGGCCGTCACGCGTGCCCGCAACTCCGGCATGCCTGCCGTGTTCTGGCTCGACCCCTACCGTCCGCACGAGTCCGAGCTGATCCAGAAGGTCAACAAGTACCTCAAGGAGCACGACACCAGCGGCCTGGAAATCTACATCCTGTCGCAAGTGCGCGCCATGCGCTACACGCTGGAGCGCGCCGCCCGTGGCCTGGACACCATCTCGGTGACCGGCAACATCCTGCGCGACTATCTGACCGACCTGTTCCCGATCCTGGAGTTGGGTACCTCGGCCAAGATGCTGTCTGTCGTGCCTCTGATGCAGGGCGGTGGCCTGTACGAAACCGGCGCCGGTGGCTCTGCGCCCAAGCACGTGGAGCAACTGGTGGAAGAAAACCACCTGCGCTGGGATTCGCTGGGCGAGTTCCTGGCGCTGGCTGTGTCGTTCGAAGAGCTGGGCATCAAGAACAACAACAACCGCGCCAAGCTGCTGGCCAAGACCCTGGACGAGGCTACCGGCAAGCTGCTGGACCTGGACAAGTCGCCATCGCGCCGCACCGGCGAGCTGGACAACCGTGGTTCGCAGTTCTACATCGCGCTGTACTGGGCCCAGGCGCTGGCCGCCCAGACCGAAGACAAGGAGCTGGCTGCCAAGTTTGCGCCTATTGCCCAGCAACTGGCCGATGGCGAAGCCAAGATCGTTGCCGAGCTGAAGGCCGTGCAGGGCAAGGCCGTGGACATCGGCGGTTACTACCAGCCCGATACCGCCAAGCTGGACGCCGTGATGCGCCCCAGCGCCACTTTCAACAAGGTGGTTGCAGAAATCTGA